A window of Cheilinus undulatus linkage group 1, ASM1832078v1, whole genome shotgun sequence contains these coding sequences:
- the si:dkey-127k13.1 gene encoding PWWP domain-containing DNA repair factor 3A — translation MKGGSRKMRKGKPKRTPTKEVTTSTVLPEDTNKSKAVPGNAFASSALPETPKRSRGQTRQTPEACLTSTPVHSSSTDISKFPTAAQQLELECTPLKTPEANSPCLKSRSQSRLRENKTSQPVKVRKRVSKEQTCSDAKGAPAKRQRGRTGKTKAGTLQKDITSKPSERSRPRFELEISNGAEEEKDEALLSSDLSIELSHHEHQLLSLSIQEDVESDEMEEEELPSFLMQGDKKPPAITEGAFVWYKLRNYPFWPALVKSVNRKQKKASILFIDNPKIYERKGFTVPLKTLKPFDCGEAEDLVCKAKENYNAALEWSLQLITDYRIRLACCSFSGSFIEYCAHDMSYPVRRKYPQDASERFTIASDSMLEALVDKEDSFSEQQEEVSRISKRLLPDRSLAAHNRANEKLVHFIVKQRMVEARLLAVVHGQQESRWLHSFLHANQRRRVVKVYLEDDQQLDSVYKYLNELYATALSTQPRLAELNSMERIPFVMDVLLPEAIIYAIAGVENVSVEKAEEKYLKGRCISKRERQEFDLRIERQMESQNQNTLPVLASNATG, via the exons ATGAAAG GTGGATCTCGGAAAATGAGAAAAGGGAAGCCTAAAAGGACGCCAACAAAGGAAGTCACCACCAGCACTGTTTTACCAGAAGATACAAATAAATCAAAGGCTGTGCCTGGCAATGCTTTTGCTTCAAGTGCCTTACCAGAGACTCCAAAAAGGAGTAGAGGACAAACAAGACAGACTCCAGAAGCCTGCTTGACCTCCACACCTGTCCACAGCTCCTCCACTGACATCTCAAAGTTCCCCACAGCAGCCCAACAGCTGGAACTGGAATGCACTCCGTTAAAG ACACCAGAGGCAAATTCACCCTGCTTGAAATCAAGATCTCAGAGCAGACTCAGGGAGAATAAGACTTCCCAGCCTGTGAAAGTTAGAAAAAGGGTGTCAAAGGAGCAGACGTGCAGTGATGCCAAAGGTGCACCAGCTAAGCGCCAGCGTGGCAGAACAGGAAAGACCAAAGCAGGGACTTTACAGAAGGATATAACCTCTAAACCATCTGAGCGCTCAAGACCAAGATTTGAACTGGAGATTTCTAATGGTGCAGAGGAAG AAAAAGACGAGGCTTTACTCTCTTCAGATCTGTCAATAGAGCTGAGTCACCATGAGCATCAgctgttgtctttgtccatCCAGGAAGATGTAGAAAGTGATgagatggaggaagaggagcttcCAAGTTTCTTGATGCAGGGGGACAAAA AGCCACCAGCTATTACAGAGGGAGCATTTGTGTGGTATAAATTAAGAAATTATCCCTTCTGGCCTGCTTTG GTGAAAAGTGTGAACCGTAAGCAGAAGAAAGCCAGCATTTTGTTCATCGATAACCCAAAGATTTACGAAAGAAAGGG gttTACCGTTCCTCTAAAAACCCTGAAGCCTTTTGATTGTGGAGAAGCTGAAGATCTGGTG TGCAAAGCCAAAGAAAACTATAATGCTGCACTTGAGTGGTCGCTGCAGCTCATAACAGACTACAGAATACGGCTTG CATGTTGCTCATTTTCTGGCTCCTTCATTGAGTACTGTGCCCATGATATGA GCTATCCGGTGAGGAGAAAATACCCTCAGGATGCCTCAGAGAGATTTACCATCGCCAGCGATTCGATGTTGGAGGCTCTGGTTGATAAGGAGGATAGCTTTAGTGAACAGCAGGAGGAGGTCAGCAGGATCTCAAAGAGGCTGCTGCCAGACCGGAGTCTTGCTGCCCACAACCGGGCTAATGAGAAGCTTGTACATTTCATCGTAAAGCAGCGCATGGTGGAAGCACGGCTTCTG GCTGTTGTCCATGGGCAGCAGGAGTCCCGATGGCTTCACTCCTTTTTGCATGCCAATCAGCGGAGACGAGTAGTGAAGGTATATCTGGAAGATGATCAACAGTTAGACAGTGTCTACAAGTACCTAAATGAGCTCTATGCAACAGCTTTGTCTACTCAGCCCCGCCTGGCTGAGTTAAATTCCATGGAGCGAATCCCGTTTGTGATGGATGTATTGCTTCCTGAG GCCATCATCTATGCCATAGCTGGGGTGGAAAATGTCTCGGTggaaaaagcagaggaaaaataCCTGAAAGGCAGATGCATAAGCAAAAG aGAGAGACAAGAGTTTGACTTGAGAATTGAACGGCAGATGGAATCACAAAATCAGAACACCTTGCCTGTGTTAGCCTCTAATGCCACTGGTTAG